From Argonema galeatum A003/A1, one genomic window encodes:
- a CDS encoding DUF5357 family protein: MKKIINFLTFFIKIVKPTQLFSWKTGILISFLIWVIALFAVAELQNILAFLSWLFLIISTVWFAVENPLMVSGISISSWLPGGLICIFMFGTLSNQIPSIALVSWPTASGAIAVLRELVQPGAKFKIPPPRVCKKLIILFLSHVLISCWLQFNFFIQNWLQRYPSLLADDFSQSTFVVKIEVLSKANSRGAVILNSMESLLKTQFDEKPWSEVEKWRINASKNIQILGEQAKKQLPSVEENAMWKFGEVFLPSNSGYNVELLVKWQGLGSMPDGYHLKKSCKIVPVSRPTPTRPERLRTTFSQQRKDIRSTKSRFIRRVGSPARVPSTPPELAAPSPVTLSEVKCGPVSDRINGQPKTAKP; encoded by the coding sequence ATGAAAAAAATAATCAATTTTTTAACATTTTTTATAAAAATAGTCAAGCCCACTCAATTGTTTTCGTGGAAAACCGGAATTTTAATTAGCTTTTTGATTTGGGTAATAGCCTTGTTTGCAGTGGCTGAATTACAAAATATCCTGGCTTTTTTGAGTTGGCTATTTTTAATTATAAGCACTGTTTGGTTCGCCGTAGAAAACCCGCTCATGGTTAGTGGCATTTCTATAAGTTCCTGGCTACCAGGAGGATTGATATGTATTTTTATGTTTGGTACTTTGAGCAATCAAATACCTTCGATTGCTTTAGTAAGTTGGCCAACAGCGTCAGGAGCGATCGCGGTTCTGCGTGAACTTGTACAACCTGGAGCAAAATTTAAAATTCCCCCGCCGAGAGTTTGCAAAAAACTGATAATTTTGTTTTTAAGTCACGTTCTCATTAGTTGTTGGTTGCAATTTAATTTTTTTATTCAAAATTGGTTACAGCGTTATCCAAGTTTACTGGCGGATGATTTTAGCCAAAGTACTTTTGTAGTAAAAATAGAAGTTTTATCCAAGGCCAATTCAAGAGGCGCAGTAATTTTAAACTCAATGGAGTCACTGCTGAAAACTCAGTTCGATGAAAAACCTTGGTCTGAAGTAGAAAAATGGCGAATAAATGCTTCTAAAAATATCCAAATACTGGGAGAACAAGCGAAGAAACAACTTCCTAGTGTTGAAGAAAATGCTATGTGGAAATTTGGGGAGGTGTTTTTGCCAAGCAATTCAGGCTATAATGTAGAATTGTTAGTCAAGTGGCAAGGTCTGGGTTCTATGCCTGATGGGTATCATCTAAAGAAATCCTGTAAGATTGTCCCAGTCAGCAGACCTACGCCTACCCGACCCGAAAGGCTGCGTACCACGTTCAGTCAGCAACGGAAGGATATCAGAAGCACAAAATCTCGTTTTATTAGGCGCGTAGGTTCTCCCGCAAGGGTTCCAAGTACACCACCAGAGTTAGCAGCGCCGTCGCCTGTGACTCTGAGTGAGGTAAAATGCGGGCCTGTGAGCGATCGCATAAACGGGCAGCCTAAAACCGCAAAGCCATAG
- the fraC gene encoding filament integrity protein FraC yields the protein MLVTVLPLRAFMFQILFLLMAIAVEAFIIQQKMSLPRRVSIEYAASLNLLSTILGWLIFFFIHPLLPFSFQKQLINFILFGHFTTNSGLPLIIIFFDLGLVSLLIFLLTIVIKFIALELLINLNSISKNAQIKVKIISQSDSVKKNIDHYLERNKSKSLLIANVYSQSLILLVSFLIQKI from the coding sequence ATGTTGGTAACTGTCTTGCCTTTGCGGGCATTTATGTTCCAAATTTTATTTTTGCTGATGGCGATCGCTGTAGAAGCATTCATTATCCAACAAAAAATGAGTCTACCTCGTAGAGTTAGCATAGAGTATGCAGCATCTCTCAACTTACTTTCTACCATATTAGGTTGGTTAATCTTCTTTTTTATTCACCCATTACTTCCATTCAGTTTCCAAAAACAATTGATAAATTTTATTCTATTTGGTCATTTTACTACCAACTCAGGCTTACCCTTAATTATAATTTTCTTTGATTTAGGATTAGTCAGTTTATTAATATTTTTATTAACTATTGTGATTAAATTTATAGCTCTAGAGCTTTTAATCAACTTAAACTCAATCAGTAAAAATGCTCAAATTAAAGTAAAAATTATTTCTCAGTCTGATTCCGTGAAAAAAAATATTGACCATTATCTTGAGCGCAACAAATCAAAAAGCCTTTTAATAGCTAATGTTTATAGTCAAAGCTTAATATTACTTGTTTCTTTTTTAATCCAAAAAATATAA
- a CDS encoding Uma2 family endonuclease — protein MSIATQPLTLEEFLKLPETKPASECINREIVQKPMPQGEHSRLQFKFCAVVNEVAEPQKIAIAFPELRCTFGGDSIVPDVVVFRWERIPVRPSGRIANRFEIHPDWSIEILSPDQSQTKVLSKLLHCSQHGTELGWLIDPEEETILVVFPEQRVQLLRGTAQLPILSGIALDLTVEQVFSWLTL, from the coding sequence ATGAGTATAGCTACACAACCCCTAACTCTGGAAGAGTTCTTAAAACTCCCAGAAACTAAACCCGCATCTGAGTGTATCAACAGAGAAATCGTTCAAAAACCCATGCCTCAAGGTGAGCATAGCCGATTGCAGTTTAAATTTTGCGCGGTTGTTAACGAAGTCGCCGAACCGCAGAAAATTGCGATCGCATTCCCAGAACTACGCTGTACCTTTGGGGGAGACTCGATTGTTCCAGATGTTGTGGTGTTTCGGTGGGAGAGAATTCCGGTTCGTCCTTCTGGAAGGATTGCCAATCGTTTCGAGATTCATCCCGATTGGTCAATTGAAATCTTATCCCCCGATCAGAGTCAAACGAAAGTATTGAGCAAGCTGCTCCACTGCTCCCAGCATGGCACAGAGCTAGGCTGGTTAATCGATCCAGAAGAGGAGACCATTCTAGTTGTGTTTCCCGAACAAAGGGTGCAATTGCTCAGAGGAACGGCTCAGTTACCTATTCTGAGTGGGATTGCCTTAGATCTGACGGTTGAGCAGGTTTTTAGTTGGTTAACGCTCTAA
- a CDS encoding ABC transporter permease, which translates to MSLGRILVIATHVFREVIRDRVLYLVGLFAILFVATAALLPKVAASTEAKITLDLGLAGIGLFGLIVVIFVGTGLVNKEIEKRTVLVLMAKPVSRAEFIIGKHLGLSAVLAALLGSMTVIYLVVLLLNRISFPFWSILIAVFYLFVELSLLTAVAILFGVFTSSLLATFLTLAIYLMGHLSPDIVKLGQISKNPNIESLTRGIYLVLPDLSRLDLKNEAVYGIQLLPHPGVLLINLIYGLVYIVLLLAIAILVFSRRQF; encoded by the coding sequence ATGAGTCTGGGTAGAATATTGGTCATTGCGACTCATGTGTTTAGGGAAGTAATTCGCGATCGCGTCCTGTATTTAGTCGGCTTATTTGCCATTTTGTTTGTGGCGACGGCGGCGCTATTACCCAAAGTAGCAGCCAGCACAGAAGCCAAAATTACTCTCGATCTAGGTCTGGCAGGCATTGGTTTATTTGGCTTAATCGTCGTTATATTTGTCGGCACCGGACTGGTTAACAAAGAGATTGAAAAGCGGACGGTGCTGGTATTAATGGCGAAACCAGTCAGTCGCGCTGAATTCATTATTGGCAAACACTTGGGATTATCGGCAGTACTGGCAGCACTGCTGGGTTCGATGACAGTAATTTATCTGGTAGTTCTTCTGCTCAATCGGATTTCTTTCCCTTTTTGGAGCATCTTAATAGCAGTTTTCTACCTGTTCGTCGAATTGTCCTTACTCACCGCTGTAGCAATTCTATTTGGTGTATTTACCAGTTCGCTGCTAGCCACTTTCCTCACCTTGGCAATCTATTTGATGGGACACCTCAGCCCAGATATAGTCAAGTTGGGCCAAATATCCAAAAACCCCAATATTGAGAGTTTGACGCGAGGAATTTATCTGGTACTCCCAGATTTATCGCGACTCGATTTGAAAAATGAGGCAGTTTATGGTATACAACTGCTGCCTCATCCAGGAGTGCTGCTGATAAATCTGATCTATGGATTGGTTTATATTGTGCTGTTGTTAGCGATCGCTATTCTCGTTTTCTCGCGGCGTCAGTTTTAA
- a CDS encoding chloride channel protein, translating to MPTIPKRLRQILRPRRRLAIAEACLIGLVAALASVLLKVGVGALGTMRVHISSNYPPYLVLPAIGLCFGFAAGLLVERLAPEAAGSGIPNVKAALAGVPMELSWRVAFVKLISSTIALGAGLTVGRQGPTVQVGAALAAQLSRWLPTSPDHRRQMIAAGAGAGLAAAFNAPLAGVLFVVEELLHDVSGFTLGTAILASFIGAVVSRLLGGRSLNLNSSQSFGPDLGSTAVQISFSMPEIPCYLVLGILAGIFGALFCRGIFVSLAFYKRTIRISLPGRIGLAGLVSGLALALLPDSFRDNTGLREFLLEGDASWQMAAIAFAAQFILTLIAFGSQAPGGLFAPSLILGSALGYLVGLLATHFLGLGTPITYALAGMGAFFSAVSKVPITAIVIVFEMTTNFDLVLPLMIASVTSYLVAEMIAPRSLYDRLLEWNGIYLDKETPKGGILGDIKALDVMQRRVETLSSQMILDEVVQAFSRSHHRGFPVVDDGKLIGIVTQTDLAKISQLQLSGNTPLSKIMTAQPVTIGPKASLADVLYLLNRYQLSRLPVIEGRKLIGIITRADIIRAEADQMEGKGIASRPEISYVVYQTRSPAVGKGRLLVPLANPQTAPSLLRLAGAIALDRDYELECLQVMLAPRHSSPSETSVRTAKSRRLLRQAEILGRQLGLSVHTQVRVAHDAAQAILETIKQEHIDLIVMGWNAEPPTPGRIFGSVVDTVIRQASCDVILVKLGTLDWEAKEQANDSQSTIQYLKWNRWLVPMAGGPNAQQAIQLLPALCTLSDRSEIRLTQVFLPSQTQSNTDELEQAALFLRRKISCPVVIAPVCGRSVPETVIDLADKEQCDVIVLGASREGMLQLAIRGNIPEAIARGCDCTVILVRGAIA from the coding sequence ATGCCCACTATCCCGAAGCGCCTACGGCAGATATTGCGGCCTAGACGACGACTGGCGATCGCAGAAGCTTGCTTAATTGGTTTAGTTGCTGCTTTGGCATCAGTCTTGCTCAAAGTTGGGGTGGGTGCATTGGGAACCATGAGGGTTCATATCTCCTCCAATTACCCGCCCTACTTGGTACTACCGGCGATCGGACTTTGCTTTGGTTTCGCAGCGGGTTTACTGGTAGAACGCTTAGCACCGGAAGCGGCTGGTTCCGGCATTCCTAACGTCAAAGCTGCACTCGCTGGAGTGCCAATGGAACTTTCTTGGCGAGTCGCATTTGTGAAGTTAATCAGCAGCACGATCGCGCTGGGTGCTGGCCTAACAGTAGGGCGACAAGGGCCAACCGTACAGGTGGGAGCAGCATTGGCGGCTCAACTCAGTCGCTGGCTTCCCACTTCCCCGGATCACCGACGGCAGATGATTGCCGCTGGTGCGGGTGCTGGATTGGCTGCTGCTTTCAACGCACCTCTAGCAGGTGTCCTGTTTGTGGTAGAAGAACTTTTACACGATGTCTCCGGCTTCACCCTTGGCACTGCTATTTTGGCTTCGTTTATCGGTGCGGTAGTTTCCCGGCTGTTAGGGGGTCGCAGCCTAAATCTCAATTCTTCCCAAAGCTTCGGGCCAGACTTGGGTTCTACTGCGGTTCAAATTAGCTTTTCTATGCCAGAGATTCCCTGCTATCTGGTGTTGGGAATATTGGCTGGTATCTTCGGGGCTTTGTTTTGTCGCGGTATTTTTGTCAGTCTGGCTTTCTACAAACGTACTATCCGTATAAGCTTACCTGGGCGAATCGGACTGGCTGGGCTGGTTTCTGGTTTAGCTCTAGCCCTTCTGCCAGATAGCTTTCGGGATAACACGGGACTGCGAGAATTTTTGCTTGAGGGCGATGCTAGCTGGCAGATGGCTGCGATCGCTTTTGCAGCTCAGTTCATTTTAACGTTAATCGCCTTTGGCTCCCAAGCGCCGGGAGGATTGTTCGCTCCCTCTTTAATTTTGGGGTCTGCTTTGGGTTATCTGGTAGGACTCCTAGCAACCCATTTCCTGGGATTGGGTACGCCAATTACCTATGCTTTAGCGGGAATGGGAGCCTTTTTTAGCGCGGTTTCCAAGGTGCCGATTACAGCGATCGTGATCGTGTTTGAGATGACAACCAATTTCGATCTGGTCTTACCGTTAATGATTGCCTCGGTGACCTCTTACTTAGTCGCTGAAATGATCGCGCCCAGATCCCTTTATGACAGATTGCTGGAGTGGAATGGCATTTATTTAGACAAAGAAACGCCCAAAGGAGGAATTTTAGGAGATATCAAAGCGCTAGATGTGATGCAGCGCCGGGTGGAGACTCTAAGTAGCCAAATGATTCTCGATGAAGTTGTGCAGGCATTCTCCCGTTCTCATCATCGTGGCTTTCCGGTGGTAGACGATGGCAAGCTGATTGGTATTGTCACTCAGACAGACCTTGCCAAAATAAGTCAACTTCAGTTATCGGGGAATACACCACTGTCAAAAATTATGACAGCGCAACCAGTGACGATCGGCCCGAAAGCTTCTTTGGCAGATGTACTTTATCTTTTAAATCGATATCAACTCAGCCGATTACCAGTGATTGAAGGTCGAAAGCTGATTGGAATTATTACTCGTGCCGATATTATTCGGGCAGAGGCAGACCAAATGGAAGGTAAGGGGATAGCCTCTAGGCCGGAAATATCTTATGTAGTGTATCAAACGCGATCGCCCGCTGTGGGAAAAGGACGTTTGCTGGTGCCTCTGGCTAATCCCCAAACAGCACCATCACTGCTGCGATTGGCAGGTGCTATAGCTCTGGATCGGGACTATGAATTAGAGTGTCTCCAAGTCATGCTGGCACCGCGCCACAGTTCTCCATCCGAAACATCTGTGCGGACTGCCAAAAGCCGTCGTTTACTTCGTCAGGCGGAAATTTTGGGTCGTCAGTTGGGGTTGTCGGTTCATACGCAGGTACGGGTTGCCCACGATGCGGCTCAGGCGATTTTGGAAACAATTAAACAAGAACATATAGATTTGATTGTGATGGGCTGGAATGCGGAGCCGCCTACCCCTGGTCGGATCTTTGGCAGTGTGGTTGATACTGTTATCCGACAAGCTTCTTGCGACGTGATACTGGTGAAGTTGGGGACTCTTGACTGGGAAGCGAAAGAGCAAGCAAATGATAGCCAATCGACAATCCAATATCTAAAATGGAATCGGTGGCTGGTGCCGATGGCTGGTGGCCCGAACGCTCAACAAGCAATTCAACTGCTACCTGCTTTGTGTACTTTGTCCGATCGAAGTGAAATCAGGCTTACTCAAGTTTTTCTACCTTCTCAAACCCAATCAAATACTGATGAGCTAGAACAAGCCGCCCTTTTTCTCCGCCGCAAAATCAGCTGTCCTGTAGTTATCGCACCAGTTTGCGGGCGTTCTGTCCCGGAGACAGTGATCGATTTGGCCGATAAAGAGCAATGCGATGTCATTGTTTTGGGAGCTAGTCGGGAGGGTATGTTGCAGCTGGCGATTAGAGGGAATATTCCAGAAGCGATCGCGCGCGGTTGCGATTGCACTGTCATTTTAGTGCGGGGTGCGATCGCCTAG
- a CDS encoding cob(I)yrinic acid a,c-diamide adenosyltransferase gives MTRTGIGIRTAQMRSERIVGQIHVYDGVGKGKSRAALGVVLRSIGLGINAKTHNRVLLLRFLKGPGRTYDEDGAIAALQQGFPHLIDQVRTGRAEFFGPDEIVRFDRLEAQRGWDVAKGAIASGLYSIIVLDELNPVLDLGLLPVDEVIHTLKHKPEHLEIIATGRAAPPALLDIADLHSEMKPHYHPIAIEQGIEGIEIYTGAGKGKSTSALGKALQAIGRGISQDRSHRVLILQWLKGGSGYTEDAAIAALKQSYPNLVDHQRCGGDAIVWRGQQREIDYVEAERGWEIARTAIASGLYKTIILDELNPTVDLELLPQEPIVQALLRKPRDTEIIITGRCLNTPAYFDLASVHSEMICHKHYADRGVELKRGVDF, from the coding sequence ATGACTAGAACCGGAATAGGCATTCGCACGGCTCAGATGCGTTCCGAACGCATCGTCGGACAAATCCACGTCTACGATGGCGTAGGTAAAGGAAAATCCAGAGCAGCTTTGGGGGTGGTTTTGCGATCGATCGGGCTAGGTATTAATGCAAAAACACACAATAGAGTGTTGCTGTTGCGTTTTCTCAAAGGCCCCGGACGGACATACGATGAAGATGGAGCGATCGCAGCGTTACAGCAAGGCTTTCCCCATCTAATAGACCAAGTTCGCACAGGGAGAGCCGAATTTTTCGGGCCAGATGAAATTGTCCGCTTTGACAGACTAGAAGCGCAACGAGGTTGGGACGTAGCAAAAGGTGCGATCGCATCCGGCTTGTATTCAATCATCGTCTTAGACGAACTTAACCCAGTGCTGGACTTAGGCTTGCTACCAGTCGATGAAGTTATCCATACCCTAAAGCATAAACCAGAGCATTTGGAAATCATAGCCACAGGTAGAGCAGCACCACCAGCACTCCTAGATATCGCAGATTTGCATTCGGAAATGAAGCCCCACTACCACCCGATCGCCATAGAACAAGGAATCGAGGGTATAGAAATTTATACTGGTGCAGGTAAAGGAAAATCTACAAGTGCCTTGGGCAAAGCCTTGCAGGCGATCGGCAGAGGCATTAGTCAAGATCGGTCACACCGTGTTTTAATCTTACAATGGCTTAAAGGTGGCTCCGGCTATACAGAAGATGCTGCGATCGCCGCCTTGAAACAAAGCTACCCTAACTTAGTCGATCATCAACGGTGTGGCGGGGATGCGATCGTTTGGCGCGGACAACAGCGAGAGATAGACTATGTAGAAGCAGAACGAGGCTGGGAAATTGCCAGAACTGCGATCGCCTCCGGTCTATACAAAACTATCATTCTCGACGAACTCAATCCCACGGTTGACTTAGAACTGCTACCCCAAGAACCGATCGTACAAGCCCTCCTACGCAAACCTCGCGATACCGAAATAATTATCACAGGTCGGTGCCTCAATACACCTGCTTATTTTGACCTCGCCAGCGTTCACTCCGAAATGATTTGCCACAAGCACTATGCCGACAGAGGGGTAGAACTGAAGCGAGGAGTAGATTTTTAA
- a CDS encoding sensor histidine kinase, protein MNLNHTSKENILVVDDTPDNLRLLSAMLSEQGYTVRKALNGQMALTASKTLLPDLILLDVMMPGMDGYQVCQKLKADDKTRGVPVIFISALNDVLDKVKAFDVGGVDYITKPFQLAEVLSRIENQLKVRSLQIKLQEKNILLEQTLSELKSAQVQLIQSEKMVAMGQLVAGIAHEINNPVNFIYGNLTYASQYIEDLVNLIEVYQEEFPNTTPKIKEMINNIDLNFLLDDAQNIMGAMHRGAERIQKIVVSLRNFSRVDEAEVKLVNIHEGIDSTIMMLEHRLKHTESRPAIQVIKDYGKLPLITCYASQINQVFMHLLNNAIDALELEYGEYTPPTPYTQDPTPWIRISTELTDFDTVRIRIADNGPGISESARSRLFDPFFTTKPVGSGMGLGLAISYQIVVQKHHGQLRCCSSRGQGAEFAIEIPVHQIMRSSFSGGY, encoded by the coding sequence ATGAATCTTAATCATACTTCAAAAGAAAACATTTTGGTGGTCGATGATACACCTGATAACTTACGTCTTTTGTCGGCCATGTTGAGCGAACAGGGGTACACAGTTCGCAAAGCCTTAAATGGTCAGATGGCTTTAACTGCGTCTAAAACACTCTTACCAGATCTAATTTTACTAGATGTGATGATGCCTGGGATGGATGGCTATCAAGTTTGTCAAAAGCTGAAAGCCGATGACAAAACTCGCGGGGTTCCGGTGATTTTTATTAGCGCCCTTAATGATGTTTTAGATAAAGTAAAGGCTTTTGATGTTGGGGGCGTGGACTATATTACTAAACCTTTTCAATTGGCGGAAGTTTTATCGCGAATTGAAAATCAGCTTAAAGTGCGATCGCTACAAATCAAACTTCAGGAAAAAAATATCTTGCTGGAACAGACTCTCAGCGAACTCAAGAGCGCTCAAGTCCAACTCATCCAAAGTGAAAAAATGGTGGCGATGGGGCAGTTGGTTGCAGGAATTGCCCATGAAATTAACAATCCTGTTAATTTTATTTACGGGAATCTCACTTATGCCAGTCAATATATTGAAGATTTGGTGAATCTGATCGAAGTTTACCAAGAAGAATTTCCAAATACCACACCAAAAATTAAGGAAATGATTAATAATATAGACTTAAATTTTTTACTGGACGACGCACAAAACATTATGGGTGCAATGCACAGAGGAGCCGAGCGCATCCAAAAGATCGTAGTTTCTTTACGCAACTTTTCTAGGGTTGACGAAGCTGAGGTGAAGCTAGTCAACATCCATGAAGGGATCGATAGCACTATCATGATGTTGGAGCATAGACTTAAACACACAGAAAGTCGTCCTGCCATTCAAGTAATCAAAGATTATGGAAAGCTACCTTTAATAACTTGTTATGCAAGTCAGATAAACCAAGTTTTCATGCACCTGTTGAATAATGCGATCGATGCCTTAGAACTTGAGTATGGGGAATATACCCCGCCTACACCTTACACCCAAGACCCTACACCCTGGATTAGGATTAGTACGGAACTGACGGACTTCGATACTGTAAGAATTCGGATTGCAGACAATGGCCCAGGCATTTCAGAGTCAGCCCGATCGCGTTTATTTGACCCATTTTTTACCACAAAGCCGGTGGGGAGCGGTATGGGATTGGGATTAGCGATTAGTTATCAAATCGTCGTGCAAAAACATCACGGACAACTAAGGTGTTGTTCTTCACGGGGACAAGGAGCAGAGTTTGCGATCGAAATTCCAGTGCATCAGATTATGCGATCGAGCTTTTCTGGGGGATATTGA